The Populus trichocarpa isolate Nisqually-1 chromosome 2, P.trichocarpa_v4.1, whole genome shotgun sequence genome has a window encoding:
- the LOC127905013 gene encoding uncharacterized protein LOC127905013: protein MDSKSNSFCGYINSEATVESYKRQSLDYSCSGTGSRGFSYKPGNLVYRACNLEVRIETPMQGMDSMSLKGDLDDHAKLNTRDLGDGSTKRKNWFILFHVVIIFSLITILWAEAEWNSMRKIMRLRIHTLPFLSATCQCLPFVLMVLIYLLYSIAWFDSLKIILRVTSLKEYLDDYANLKAAGDLDDYAKRKNEFILSCWVIASLFAAWFGWEFTKEVSNLPKLPFLSAFFQCIPYVIAALMYVFHSIVFIASFERTPKGDALKNT, encoded by the exons ATGGATTCCAAGTCCAACTCCTTTTGCGGATATATAAACTCCGAAGCCACAGTCGAATCATATAAAAGACAATCGCTGGATTACTCTTGTTCAGGAACGGGTTCAAGAGGCTTTTCATACAA ACCAGGTAACCTAGTTTACAGAGCTTGTAACTTGGAGGTACGCATAGAGACACCTATGCAAGGGATGGACAGCATGAGTTTGAAGGGAGACTTGGATGATCATGCAAAGCTGAACACGAGAGATTTGGGTGATGGCAGTACAAAGAGGAAAAATTGGTTTATTCTATTTCACGTGGTGATCATCTTTTCTTTGATCACAATACTGTGGGCAGAAGCTGAATGGAATTCTATGAGAAAGATTATGAGATTACGTATCCATACATTGCCTTTCTTATCTGCAACCTGTCAATGCCTCCCTTTTGTTCTAATGGTGTTGATTTACCTCCTTTATTCTATAGCCTGGTTTGACAGTCTTAAAATAATTCTCCGAGTAACATCCCTCAAAGAATATTTGGATGATTATGCAAATCTGAAAGCAGCGGGAGATTTGGATGATTAtgcaaaaaggaaaaatgagttTATTCTGTCTTGTTGGGTGATCGCTTCTTTGTTCGCAGCATGGTTTGGATGGGAATTTACGAAAGAGGTTTCAAATCTCCCTAAATTGCCATTCTTATCTGCATTCTTTCAGTGCATCCCTTATGTTATAGCCGCGTTGATGTACGTCTTTCATTCTATTGTCTTCATTGCTTCTTTTGAAAGAACTCCAAAAGGTGATGCCCTAAAGAATACGTAG
- the LOC112326628 gene encoding uncharacterized protein LOC112326628, whose product MGEQTQIQPQPQPSQSESQPLPQIETQAYTQPLNDPTTTVITTTTTESTTIPPSITSPPAKIPSRPRKIRKLSPDAAVVTTVNDPNSTQTSIKNTTEPPRTTATKTPRTKTAQHRAIVALAPRIMARSLTCEGELEIAIRHLRNADPLLASLIDSYPPPTFDTFPTPFLALARSILYQQLAFKAGTSIYTRFISLCGGEAGVLPETVLALTPQQLRQIGVSGRKASYLHDLARKYQNGILSDSAIVNMDDKSLFTMLTMVNGIGSWSVHMFMIFSLHRPDVLPINDLQVRKGLQVLYNLPELPRPSQMDHLCEKWRPYRSVASWYLWRFQEVKGSPSSAVALASSGNLTQQQQEEQQHQQEPQLIDPINSILNLGACAWGQ is encoded by the exons ATGGGCGAACAGACCCAAATCCAACCTCAACCACAACCTTCCCAATCAGAATCCCAGCCTCTGCCACAAATCGAAACCCAGGCTTACACTCAGCCACTCAATGACCCCACCACCACTGTAATAACCACTACTACCACGGAATCAACCACTATCCCACCATCAATCACATCTCCTCCCGCAAAAATCCCTTCCCGTCCTCGTAAAATCCGTAAACTCTCACCCGATGCTGCTGTTGTCACCACCGTTAACGACCCTAATTCCACCCAAACCTCTATCAAAAACACAACTGAACCACCCAGAACCACTGCCACCAAAACCCCAAGAACTAAAACCGCCCAACATCGAGCAATCGTCGCTCTCGCTCCGCGGATCATGGCACGATCTCTAACATGTGAAGGTGAACTTGAAATCGCAATTCGCCATCTCCGTAACGCTGATCCACTCCTTGCTTCCTTAATTGACAGTTACCCACCCCCGACCTTTGATACCTTCCCCACTCCTTTCCTTGCTCTCGCTCGTAGCATTCTTTACCAGCAACTTGCTTTTAAAGCAGGGACTTCAATTTACACGCGCTTTATTTCGCTTTGTGGCGGCGAGGCTGGAGTTTTACCGGAAACAGTTCTTGCTTTGACTCCACAACAGTTGAGGCAAATTGGGGTTTCTGGGCGTAAAGCGAGTTACCTTCATGATCTAGCTAGGAAGTATCAAAATGGGATTTTATCGGATTCTGCGATTGTAAATATGGATGATAAATCTCTTTTTACTATGCTTACTATGGTAAATGGGATTGGTTCTTGGTCAGTGCatatgtttatgattttttcgcTGCATAGACCGGATGTGTTGCCAATTAATGATCTTCAAGTGAGGAAAGGGTTGCAAGTGCTTTATAACTTGCCGGAGTTGCCACGCCCATCACAGATGGATCACCTGTGTGAAAAATGGAGGCCGTATAGGTCGGTTGCATCATGGTATCTTTGGAGATTTCAAGAGGTAAAAGGGTCACCTTCGAGTGCTGTGGCATTGGCTTCAAGTGGTAATTTGACACAACAACAGCAGGAGGAACAACAGCATCAGCAGGAGCCTCAGCTTATTGACCCGATAAACAGCATTCTCAATCTTGG GGCCTGTGCTTGGGGACAATGA
- the LOC18096120 gene encoding CRIB domain-containing protein RIC6 codes for MSNNKMKGLLKGLRYISQIFDNDGKEPEMQIGYPTDVKHVAHIGWDGPSINSPSWMTEFKSPPEFSSAPLSLDQDSKEEGSVKWVSEGSSRKGSRAPNSPPGAPGSPVGSQNSPARDLPELPKSSRRRSSTGTSAESPSKEKSDKPKQSRRSSRNGTKDLLDGSKTSRNHKDPSVENKPPSDLPEIPKKTRRKKSKDASVGGSSSRSRSRSKVPASEGDEGSEMISKSSNSGEQVQTRALSPSWDGEESGFSGIS; via the exons ATGTCAAACAACAAAATGAAGGGCCTTTTAAAAGGCTTAAGATACATTTCTCAAATATTCG ATAATGACGGGAAAGAGCCTGAAATGCAGATTGGTTATCCCACAGATGTAAAACATGTTGCCCACATAGGATGGGATGGTCCCTCTATAAATTCACCGAGCTGG ATGACCGAGTTTAAATCTCCACCGGAATTCTCTTCGGCTCCCTTAAGTCTCGATCAAGACTCGAAGGAGGAAGGTTCTGTGAAATGGGTGTCTGAAG GTTCAAGTCGGAAAGGTTCACGGGCACCAAATTCTCCACCAGGGGCGCCTGGTTCTCCAGTAGGATCACAAAATTCCCCAGCTCGGGACTTGCCTGAATTGCCGAAATCATCTAGACGGCGTTCATCGACCGGTACATCAGCTGAATCTCCAAGCAAGGAAAAATCAGATAAACCTAAACAATCTAGGCGGTCTTCACGAAATGGCACCAAAGATTTATTGGATGGTTCTAAAACAAGTCGAAATCACAAGGATCCTAGTGTAGAGAATAAGCCACCCTCAGATTTACCTGAAATACCAAAGAAAACTCGGAGAAAGAAATCGAAAGATGCCTCTGTTGGGGGGTCTTCATCAAGATCAAGATCAAGATCTAAAGTCCCAGCTTCGGAGGGGGATGAGGGATCAGAAATGATATCCAAATCTAGTAACAGTGGTGAGCAAGTTCAAACCAGAGCTTTAAGTCCTTCATGGGATGGTGAAGAGAGTGGATTTAGTGGAATTTCTTGA